In Syngnathus scovelli strain Florida chromosome 10, RoL_Ssco_1.2, whole genome shotgun sequence, the following are encoded in one genomic region:
- the lsm4 gene encoding U6 snRNA-associated Sm-like protein LSm4: MLPLSLLKTAQNHPMLVELKNGETYNGHLVSCDNWMNINLREVICTSRDGDKFWRMPECYIRGSTIKYLRIPDEIIDMVKEEVVSKGRGRGGAQQNKQQGKGRGGPGRGVFGGRGRGMSGPGRGQQQPDKKVGKAQGMKNQH; encoded by the exons ATG CTTCCGTTGTCGCTACTGAAGACCGCCCAGAACCATCCAATG CTGGTGGAGCTGAAAAATGGCGAGACGTACAACGGCCACCTGGTCAGCTGTGACAACTGGATGAACATCAATTTGAGAGAAGTCATCTGCACCTCTCGG GATGGTGACAAGTTTTGGCGGATGCCCGAGTGCTACATCAGAGGAAGCACCATCAAGTATCTTCGAATCCCAGATGAGATCATCGACATGgtgaaggaggaggtggtgTCGAAGGGTCGCGGACGGGGAGGTGCTCAGCAGAACAAACAGCAGGgcaaaggaagaggaggaccgGGTCGAG GTGTGTTCGGCGGTCGAGGCAGAGGAATGAGCGGCCCAGGACGAGGTCAGCAGCAGCCGGATAAGAAAGTTGGCAAAGCACAAGGGATGAAGAACCAGCACTGA